Proteins encoded by one window of Rattus rattus isolate New Zealand chromosome 10, Rrattus_CSIRO_v1, whole genome shotgun sequence:
- the LOC116911125 gene encoding LOW QUALITY PROTEIN: macrophage migration inhibitory factor-like (The sequence of the model RefSeq protein was modified relative to this genomic sequence to represent the inferred CDS: inserted 2 bases in 1 codon; substituted 1 base at 1 genomic stop codon) has product MPMFFVNTSVSCASMLGGGVLSKLTQQLVQATGKPAQYISVHVVPEXLMTLEGXPCALCNLYSITKIGGTHRCDYSKLLCILLSEHLHISADWVYINYCNMNAAIMGYNSSTFA; this is encoded by the exons ATGCCTATGTTCTTTGTGAACACCAGTGTTTCCTGTGCCTccatgctgggggggggggttctctCCAAGCTCACCCAGCAGCTGGTGCAGGCAACTGGCAAGCCGGCACAGTACATCTCAGTTCATGTGGTTCCAGAATAGCTCATGACTTTAGAAGG CCCCTGTGCCCTCTGCAACCTGTACAGCATCACCAAGATAGGTGGCACTCACCGCTGTGACTACAGCAAGCTGCTATGCATCCTGCTGTCTGAACACCTGCACATCAGCGCGGACTGGGTCTACATCAACTATTGCAACATGAATGCAGCCATCATGGGCTATAACAGTTCTACCTTTGCTTGA